From a region of the Oncorhynchus tshawytscha isolate Ot180627B linkage group LG14, Otsh_v2.0, whole genome shotgun sequence genome:
- the LOC112267399 gene encoding olfactory receptor 4S1-like: MTLEFNSSQQIVFVLHGLNVTQTNKHIYFTFTLILYIVTIFVNLILIVTIFLEKMLHEPMYLFLCNLCINGIYGASAFYPKILYDLLFDSHVITYPGCMTQILVIYSFAFCEFTSLTVMAYDRYVAICKPLQYHSIMTTRKVWTLLLLTWLFSWLESSIGMGLTARLPLCGLDIDKLYCSNWAVVKLSCVDTTLNNLYGLIATFSHISQMILILISYVNIIKASLRSRAERKKFMQTCLPHLITLTNFTISLTFDVMFARYGSNTSLLALRNIMAVEFLVVPPLVNPIIYGMKLTRIRNRVGQMFKLKVAALT, encoded by the coding sequence ATGACATTAGAGTTCAACTCCTCCCAGCAGATAGTGTTTGTGCTGCATGGACTGAACGtgacacagacaaacaaacacatctACTTCACATTTACTCTCATCCTATACATTGTCACCATTTTTGTAAATCTGATACTGATCGTTACCATTTTTCTGGAGAAAATGTTGCATGAACCTATGTATTTATTTCTCTGTAATCTGTGTATTAATGGTATCTATGGTGCTTCAGCTTTCTACCCAAAGATACTTTATGACCTTTTATTTGACTCTCATGTGATAACATACCCTGGGTGCATGACCCAGATATTGGTAATCTACTCCTTTGCTTTCTGTGAATTCACCAGCTTGACAGTGATGGCATATGACAGGTATGTTGCCATCTGTAAACCGTTACAATACCACTCTATCATGACTACTCGAAAAGTGTGGACACTGCTTCTTCTTACGTGGCTTTTCTCATGGCTAGAAAGTAGCATTGGGATGGGACTAACAGCTAGGTTACCCCTCTGTGGCCTCGACATCGATAAACTCTACTGCTCAAACTGGGCCGTCGTGAAGCTCTCATGTGTTGACACCACTCTGAACAACCTTTACGGATTAATTGCCACTTTTTCTCACATCTCTCAAATGATACTCATCCTGATTTCTTATGTGAACATCATCAAAGCCTCTTTGCGTTCCCGGGCAGAGAGGAAGAAGTTCATGCAGACCTGTCTGCCTCATCTGATCACCCTCACTAACTTCACCATATCCCTCACCTTCGATGTGATGTTTGCTCGCTATGGCAGCAACACCAGCCTGCTGGCCCTGAGGAATATCATGGCGGTGGAGTTCCTTGTTGTGCCTCCTCTGGTGAACCCTATCATATACGGGATGAAACTCACTCGGATTCGGAATAGAGTTGGACAGATGTTTAAACTTAAAGTTGCTGCCTTGACCTAA